attttttcaactttaactttaccttacacatacacgtacattaGGGTATCAGGTACAAATTTAGGTGCAGTTTTTCATGTTGTACCAGTctgaaaaaacagacctgaaaaaaatcagtggacaaaatttctacagtcaaacttacagaCTTTACACGAAGATAGGATTCTGAAAATGATTGAAGACCtctattgcacatttttgccacaacGGGCtaagtacacaatgtacttagtctaaaacagagactgtcagtgttgtttacatgaagatagctATAGGATTTGAAAATGCCAATGGATGTCTGATACTCCACCGAACAGAATCCTTTGGAGTGAAATTCTTTTaggtatcgcccattcacaagatTTCACatataattaggtccaggttcaggtccatacctggacctgatcctgtagacctgaactggacctggacctgaattttctgtaccggtacccacccctacagtACATGATTTTCCAATATTTtgcacctgtacctgaataATTTTCACCTTACTGGGTACACATCCCTATCCTGTGTTCATACTCACCAGCATTGTGACAATCATCTCTCTGAAGTACGAAGTCTCCTCATCTCCCAGAAGatggacatcatcatcatcaccatagtAACCAGTGGTGATGATCTTCACTTCAATGTTTCCTGTGGACAGAGAGAGATGTTTCAATTGTGTTGCCCAAATGACCATAAAGGAAAATAATAACAAGCCTATAAATTTTGTAAACGATTACATattaagctatctgcatacctagtCATCAGATCCTTCAGCCCATTCTTCAATTATTCCTTTTCAAAATCAGACAGAAATGGCATTCACCGCACTTGGTAAACCACTTGGGAGCTAACACTCAAAATTATCCCTTTTAACAGCTACCACAGTGactgaaaaatcatgaccaGAGCAAGTCcagaacaaaaaatatcaaaaccggatgTTCCTCTACAGTACCATAACACACTGCTAGAGCGCCCTACCAAACCGTAATTTCCATGATTCTAACCTTTATAAATGTAATTCCTATAATTTCTTTGTCATATGAAGACCTACCGTCGTACCAACTATTAGAAAAATCCATCTATGTGTTCTCTAGTTATCTTGCTGACAAACATTGCTCTGgcatacaaatggcagtcaagacaAACCATCCATTTTACAGAGGCAAAAATTGTTATCCCACAGAGAAttgtaaactaaaaaaaaagagggAGTAGCCAAGGAAGGTTGGTTATTTGGGAAAGTAGgttgaaaaaaagtaaaaggtTGGATCATTAAATGGCTTTAGATGTATGTCAGATGGACTGGATAAAATAAACTACCCTCAGGctggttcttttttttttaaattttcatactGCATCTTGTATGACCTTAACTAAACCTTGacttttgacctctgaccttgtgTCTTCATCCCGGCCTTCTCCAGTTCTTCCTTCACAGTTTCCTCCATCTTCCTGCGGTCCTGAGCAGATATCCCATCATGCCCCTTGTTCTCCTGCAGCCGCTCCTTGTCGCCCAGCTGAATCTTCGTCACGCGAACTTTGACCTGATCCCGGCTTCTCAGGTCCTGTTTTGGTGGGGGGGTGGAGAAGGGTGGCTCTGAGGAAAAAGAAGTACAAACAGACAGTGAATTAGAAAGGCaatatttttccaaaaatgcagaatgtattCCCTCTAGCCTAaatttgtcaagctactcgcacacaatactataccagtAGGCTCATGCCGAAGTAGTGTGTGTGAGTAACAAAAAGAACTGGGGCTATGAATAGCATAGCGGGCGGAACGTGTTTTGGGCGTTGGAACGCCTAGCTTGCAAATGAGCGCTTGGACCCATtacttaattcgctcatgtctagggaccaatcagtgccctcatccaaaatttggagatgtcaaggttcccagacagaatGGCAGAGAAGCGACCGTATAtaatagtgtataataaaaattggaaagagaagcgactgtatatggtgtataataaacatcagagcgaactactatctggatggttATGATCCAGGCTACATCTTACAGAAGCTAACGGTACATCATGTCCCACataccagggctcaaaatacattttttagtaacttgcactggtgccaGTTGAGTCAAAACTTGCACCAAAGAAAAATACTTGCACTCCCAAAAGTAGTGgaaaatcaagcaaatttaGGCTTATTTTCTTTGATTCAAGATTATTGGGCCAAATAATATTCTTGGTTTGTCAACTTTGTGTAAATTATTTCTAATGGTGGAACAGTGGCATGGATAAAAGCAACTTGCAAgttggtgcaagtttggtctaaaattACTTGCACCATAGCAGTTTTAcattgcacaaacttgcataatATTATGCAtatggtatttcgagccctgtacataaCAATAGCTAAAGCCCAACCTtcatcctcttcttcttcctcttcctccagAGCATCCccctcgcccccctccccctttgtcTCTGGGGAACTTTTCTTCTCCATCTTCTCCAGAAGTTTGTTCAGGGTGTTTGCCAGTTTCCTGGCCGCATCGCTGCGATCCACCCCCGGGTCTGTGCCCTCTTCAGTGCCAAGTTCCTCCTCTGCCTGgaaaatgatgcaaaaaataTGTGTCTTCCATCTACAATTAATGCAGGTTTGATGCTTCAATGCAAACACTCTTGTTTCAAATTTGAGGGCACAAAACACATAGGCAAGTTCAGGGAGATAAAATCTCGTATACAGAGTACGTAGCCCACCACCTCAAGGGTCCAAAAAGTCTGATTTGAAAATAATGAAGAAGTTATTGCAATCCTCAAAAATGCTGCCGTCTTGGTTTTTGCTGACATCATTTTAGGAACTGACTACATCAAATTAGGGGTTTTCACAGACCTATAAATggaacaaaaccttttttttattttaacaGCCTGTTGATAAAAATAAGCCAATAAAAAGTCAAACTACTTTATGACAACATCAACAGATGACCTGTAGAGGTAGTTCTTCACCCACCTCATCAATGATGTCATCAAACTGCTTGGTCATCTCCTGTCGGACTTTCTCCGTCATCTTAGACAGCCTGGACTTGTGCTTGAGACTGCCAAGTTCCTCCTCAAACTCCTTAACAAACTCAgcatcctcctcctcttcttcatcctcctcatcctcatctatatcatcttcatcttctgtaCTGTCAGTCATGTCTCCGTCCTGCTGGGATGTGTATCTATATTGGGAGTAAAAAGCAACAACCTCTGAATCAACAATCAAATAGGAGGCTAGCTTCTCTTCTATCTTGTACAGGCCACATGTATGATCATGATGTCACAGAGCTGGCTTTACAACTCTTAATGTCACAGTGCAAAAATTTTgatatataagtatatatagaTAAATTTTTGCCGAAAGGGTTGGGCTTACCCGTGTCCATATTGTTACAGAGAAAAGGGTGGTCAAAAATTTTGATTtataagtcgtccaacccctttatctatgaaaatgttggacaattcatctcccactgcacacagaaaagaagtcaaacccattaAACAGCTTAAGCAGAAGTAGACTCAGAATAGATGCTATTCCCCGTTCATTTATAAATATCTTGTTCCTTCCTTGTTgagtatacaatcatgtacaccacgctgtttgcaattagccttcgggcatgagtttgcaataaagattataattatgatattcATCAGCAAAATAATGCCCGAAGACTTCATGCATATACAAATTCCAAGTAAAAAAGTAGAGTAAAGGAGTACATTATTTAAACCActtgaaacaagaaatcttttttaaaaagctgtgccttgccgcgtggtaggaatatcgtcaggaaaaggtaggtcggcacttcaagcccggcaaggcaaaatgctgtgccttggcgtgcagtaaggataatttgcttgtctgctaaatacgtattattaaaattttgacactagaaaccacgaaaatgagaaaatcttacgattatatttgaaaggcaacactctgaaaatacaaatggcattctgtgcccatcatcaacccaaaatacgatctttttcacgtgtttacggtataggccgcatgtagccagtcacaagtatgcaaatgagctaactatatttagtaccatgcaaacaccgcatgtgaccatgttggaacacgttttcagctgtgtttgccgacgaattcctgccgttagggagaatttgcggcctcaaaactgatatcacaagtgaagcgaagttatagttgttgttttactttcattattttgaaagaactttgtagcgtcatagcgagatcaaccgatatgtttggatgacatagcggcgcggaaatatatgcttcgacggcgtgaattttgagcaaaaataccgcagaattatggttagaaaacccaaggagcttttatccttggaaaaccccacattttattatttcaggggtccctggtccaatttaaaagaaataataagtgtaccgtccaaaataagaacgtagcgggtggattctgcggctgaaaaaaataaacgtaactgttacctaaacatgcactcttgaaaatgcagaccaaaaagtcccaaaggtgggttttcatggttctggtcgcatgacgaaaatattcttatatcaaatggatgttataaaaaggtaaaaggacaattgaaaaaaaaaaactttcactaggcgggttcgaaccggggtcggcagtgtggcgactaatcacgctaaccactacgccatgctaacattcacagtaccaactcgtattaacaggtatccaaatctaaggcataacttgaatacgtccgttcattccaagattcaaagattctaatgtctaatcctccgaaaaatgtctaaacaactgttacttatgtgaaaagtttgtaatgagacgagagcctggcaaaataatgtcgggaaaggcatgttacaagctctgattggctggctggaatctcggtgtgtcaatagcctgtttaggctataggcacactcagtgtgtcaatagccacagcgatataacaaaatgatcctaaatattatctattgcgacttctcgtgtgacgttttgagctggcgctctcctaaactcacgttagcgttttgctgcggtctcggaaggcctctccaacgttttgatgacgtcatggctacttatatattcacatacaatttattagcctgatttggaaattgtttcatctttatgaatagctaatgcaattcttgttgcgagataatgcacttgattttatgtcactccaaatgaatttggaattttaccatacaaacgcttcatttattcaatgtaaccaaatattaaatgcttttagaaccgaccgcaaacagaaacaaatacgtaaaatggacggtttaaaattcaacagggatgtaccattgtctgcctgagccgtcaaacttgtccatgagaaaggcgatttggaagggcctttggaaggggctttggaagggctgggttaaaaggtccgtccattgatccatggaaaaaagctggcgtaaagccttgcctggcggcaaggcaaaaaggtGTTTAATCAAAGATAATGTTGTTAGAATCAAAAAACAATGTTGGACATGCATAAGTGCCAATGTTAGTGGTGCTGCATCCAAGTTTAATATAGACATTACACTGCCACAGAAAAGCTAAATAAGATTAGACAAAACTTTCACatgttttgcataataagtGGATTCCATCTTTTGGTGATAAGACTAAACAgtaaaagctaaaaaaaatgcaataaatCAAAGCTTCATtgatatcataattttttttaccttaatgTGTTGTCTTCCTCAGTTTCCTGCCCCGCGGCATCCTGGGAAGGTTCCTGTTTCTGCAGCCTGTCCTGCACGGCTTGCTTCACCACAGTCCGCAGGTCACCGGGGTCAACGGACTCCGCAAGGTTCAGACTCTCTATCTTCTCATCTACATCTGAAACAAAACACATGTGTTCACTGACTAGAGATCCATCTTCTCATCTACatctaaaacaaaacacataagttagagcagtgt
Above is a genomic segment from Branchiostoma floridae strain S238N-H82 chromosome 16, Bfl_VNyyK, whole genome shotgun sequence containing:
- the LOC118403319 gene encoding myb-like protein X isoform X2, translating into MCNPVLPHEQFVEYLRIQEESELRQKAKIAELKRKLQEKKATLEKEKEMEEQKLKENLAKIGIDRRKEMEMENTDNSEELEISRVPGTGTNEIPDSMVSMETEETEDAVVMETRSMDDMQKGEGLGRGRVKVAKATREDDEDDDDEDEDTEVEVEKEEEDEDEKEDNDIIEALELKELNKALKKLQKTLLEAMENRVKEAEDAGADIDIEDVDEKIESLNLAESVDPGDLRTVVKQAVQDRLQKQEPSQDAAGQETEEDNTLRYTSQQDGDMTDSTEDEDDIDEDEEDEEEEEDAEFVKEFEEELGSLKHKSRLSKMTEKVRQEMTKQFDDIIDEAEEELGTEEGTDPGVDRSDAARKLANTLNKLLEKMEKKSSPETKGEGGEGDALEEEEEEEDEEPPFSTPPPKQDLRSRDQVKVRVTKIQLGDKERLQENKGHDGISAQDRRKMEETVKEELEKAGMKTQGNIEVKIITTGYYGDDDDVHLLGDEETSYFREMIVTMLMGGEEALAEQRRQQQLEENYRFKFTPAPKEVLSEAESSRTDTEDTDK